The window ATCAACGAAGCAGTCAGTAAACGGATTGTTGATGATTTGGAAGTGGAAGAGCTTGTTCAGTTAGAAAAAGATGATAATGGAAACATTGTATCAATAGGATGGAATACGGTAGTGGTCAACCGGGTTCTAAGAAATACAACGTTCCGAGTTCAAAATTTTTTGAAGCAAATAGAACGGGGAGAAATTTCTCCAGGAGATTCGCTTGACTTCGATTTGGACGAAGACCCTATTATACGTGAAGATACCGTTGAGAATTATCGGGTGATTGAAAGGATACCAATTGGTCAGGCAACAGGGAATGCATTACTAGCTAACTTAGGTCCTCGTGTACCTGTGTACTTCAGTGTCATTGGTGATGTTCAATCTGATGTAGTGCGCGAGGTGACGGAATATGGAATCAACAACGCAATGATTGAGTTGTCTATCCAGATTGAAGCCAATGTTCAGATCGTAATACCTTTCTCAACTAAAACAACAGTTGTTGAAACTAGCATTCCTGTCTATGTAGGTGTCTTACAAGGTGAGGTACCAAATTATTATAATAACGGTGGGCGAGCACCTGATATAGCGATTCCGTATGAGGATTTGCCAGATTAAATAGTGTATGCTATTATAATTTTCGTGAAAAATTATAAATTAAATATAACCTTATCTTCGATGAGGTAGAGGTGCACGATACAAGAGTAGTACTTATGAGAATGACAACGATGATTAAGTACGAAAGGGTAGCGGGCCGAAGTGATTGCTTATGTCATGAAGTAATCATTGGTGTATGTTTGAATAAAGCATATACTCTCGCGGGAAACTAGCGGGGAGCTACTGATCGAGAAATAACCGACTGTAAAAGTA of the Halalkalibacillus sediminis genome contains:
- the yunB gene encoding sporulation protein YunB, which encodes MKIKHRRPMKKRKPKTFGQILFITFVSFFIAIIFSLWIINKGIEPTLIDIAETKTRVFAREAINEAVSKRIVDDLEVEELVQLEKDDNGNIVSIGWNTVVVNRVLRNTTFRVQNFLKQIERGEISPGDSLDFDLDEDPIIREDTVENYRVIERIPIGQATGNALLANLGPRVPVYFSVIGDVQSDVVREVTEYGINNAMIELSIQIEANVQIVIPFSTKTTVVETSIPVYVGVLQGEVPNYYNNGGRAPDIAIPYEDLPD